One part of the Sorangiineae bacterium MSr11954 genome encodes these proteins:
- a CDS encoding amidase has translation MSPAELLEVAIGIVERLNPRLNAVVHKLYDFARARLRESKIDGPFAGVPYLLKDLVTMWEGTPHTNATAYMRNVVSRTDSEAMRRVRAAGFVLFGKTNSPENGWALTTEPVLYGATHNPWAWELTPGGSSGGSAAAVASGMVPIAEGGDGAGSIRVPAAHCGLVGLKPSRGRVPTAPIGDMWYGGIVNLCVSRTVRDTAAYLDVVAGALPGDPYTPKAPHETWRSLARRSTSRLRIGFGTASPAGGDVHPEVADAVRRAAQQLEQMGHIVEEHALHLDVPTVWRAYARMAAVQTAHAFELQERLVGRPVGRDDVEPMTWAILERGRSVRGVDHAHDVEKIRIAGRTIATDLAPYDAFVTPVIREPPLPLGARPMNHSDLDRYNAQFASDAAFAFPLNVAGLPGISLPLYETAGQLPIGVQIAGRYGDEATLLRLATALEEALPWRERRPPIHALST, from the coding sequence GTGTCGCCTGCCGAGTTGCTCGAGGTGGCGATCGGCATCGTGGAGCGATTGAATCCGCGGCTCAATGCGGTCGTTCACAAGCTCTACGATTTTGCGCGCGCGCGTCTGCGCGAGTCGAAGATCGATGGCCCCTTTGCCGGAGTGCCTTATCTCCTGAAAGATCTCGTAACGATGTGGGAGGGCACACCCCACACCAACGCCACAGCCTACATGCGAAATGTGGTATCGCGCACGGACAGCGAAGCCATGCGCCGCGTGCGCGCGGCCGGATTCGTTCTCTTCGGCAAAACCAACTCACCGGAGAACGGGTGGGCGCTCACCACCGAGCCAGTACTTTATGGAGCCACGCACAACCCGTGGGCATGGGAGCTCACCCCCGGTGGATCGAGCGGAGGGTCCGCGGCCGCGGTCGCATCGGGCATGGTGCCGATCGCCGAAGGCGGCGACGGTGCGGGCTCCATCCGCGTCCCCGCCGCGCATTGCGGCCTGGTCGGCTTGAAGCCCTCGCGCGGGCGGGTGCCCACCGCGCCCATCGGAGACATGTGGTACGGCGGCATCGTCAATCTTTGTGTGTCGCGCACCGTGCGCGATACCGCAGCGTACCTCGATGTCGTCGCCGGCGCGCTGCCCGGTGACCCGTATACACCAAAGGCCCCCCATGAAACATGGCGTTCGCTCGCCCGGCGCAGCACCTCCCGTCTGCGCATTGGTTTCGGCACGGCATCGCCGGCCGGCGGCGACGTGCACCCCGAGGTCGCCGATGCCGTACGCCGCGCCGCCCAGCAGCTCGAACAGATGGGGCACATCGTCGAAGAGCACGCGCTGCACCTGGACGTGCCCACCGTGTGGAGGGCCTACGCGCGCATGGCCGCCGTCCAGACGGCACACGCCTTCGAGCTGCAAGAGCGCCTGGTCGGACGCCCGGTCGGACGCGACGACGTGGAGCCCATGACGTGGGCCATCTTGGAACGCGGCCGCTCCGTGCGCGGCGTCGACCACGCCCACGACGTGGAGAAAATTCGAATCGCGGGCCGCACCATCGCCACGGATCTCGCCCCCTACGACGCGTTCGTCACCCCGGTGATCCGCGAGCCGCCTTTGCCGCTCGGCGCACGGCCGATGAACCACTCCGATCTCGATCGCTACAACGCCCAATTCGCATCGGACGCCGCCTTCGCATTCCCGCTCAACGTCGCCGGACTGCCGGGCATTTCATTACCCCTTTACGAGACCGCCGGCCAGCTGCCCATCGGCGTGCAGATCGCGGGTCGCTACGGCGACGAAGCCACCTTGCTCCGCCTGGCCACGGCGCTCGAAGAGGCGCTCCCATGGCGGGAGAGGAGACCGCCGATTCATGCTTTATCGACCTGA
- a CDS encoding beta-propeller fold lactonase family protein → MRIRTIVSLVALPLGVVACSAASSPPPDEVPLARESRLPLARGILLPTGARITPTAAPGASLVALDPGLSTRPDYRADHPASLVLSPDGATLALVTSGYNRNNDANGNTAPAESQEYGFLYDAATDPPTKRQVLKIPNTFYGLAFAPNGNALYVPGGVDDNIHVYTRTGATWTEALPPMALGHAAGLGLEVKPMAAGLAVTADGTRAVVANYENDSVSILDLAARKVLAEVALRPGNGVAGGEYPFWVAIRGNDKAYVSSQRDNEVLAVRLDGERPAVVARIPVGTQPSKMILDREGKRLFVANASSDTVSVIDTEEDEVEAIIPVTAPRALLPNPRAFKGSNPNALALSPDERTLYVTDGGTNAVAVVRLERERGQVVGLVPTGWYPDAIAARGGRLFIANAKGVAGPNPRACRDNLGTGPGDDDACRAANQYIWQLEKGSLLTLPAPNDVSLFGLSLQTAKNNHFPIFEDRVEDARMMAFLRRKIRHVIYIIKENRTYDQVLGDLEVGNGDPALAIFPERTAPNHHALARTFVTFDSFLDSGETSGVGWNWSTAGRTTDAIEKTQPVNYAGRGLSYDWEGTNRNINVGLATVAERRAANPATPADPDLLPGTADVSAPTASGGEIGAGYLWDAALREGKTVRNYGVFGDGARYSLPSSDPAHIPLDRDPRVRGKPVFFPANRALAAVSDPFFRGYDMKYPDLYRFEEWEREFDAYAAEGNLPNLELVRLPHDHFGNFGTAIEGVNTPERQMADNDYAIGRLVEKVSKSRFARDTLIFIVEDDAQDGPDHVDAHRSLAYIVGPYVKQGAVIATAYTTVSMVRTIGDVLGLPPLGLNAALSAPMSDAFEQRPSPLPWDYDARVPEPLRATTLPLPPLPPSSGAARAMPLATPHATQPEAGHDATWWDRAAEGQTFDVEDALDEERFNRMLWFGLIANAPYPEVRHGRDLSEGRAERLSGRRPPPSP, encoded by the coding sequence GTGCGCATTCGTACGATCGTCTCCTTGGTCGCGTTGCCGCTCGGCGTGGTGGCATGCAGTGCAGCATCGAGCCCTCCGCCCGACGAGGTGCCGCTTGCACGAGAGTCGCGGTTGCCCCTCGCCCGGGGTATCCTCTTACCCACGGGGGCCCGTATCACACCCACCGCGGCGCCGGGAGCCTCCCTGGTCGCGCTCGACCCAGGGCTTTCAACGCGGCCCGACTACCGCGCCGACCACCCGGCCTCGCTCGTGCTCTCACCCGACGGCGCCACCTTGGCGCTGGTAACCAGCGGCTACAATCGAAACAACGACGCCAATGGAAATACCGCTCCGGCGGAATCGCAAGAGTACGGCTTTCTTTACGATGCCGCCACCGACCCGCCCACGAAACGGCAAGTACTAAAAATACCCAATACGTTCTACGGACTTGCGTTCGCCCCAAACGGAAATGCGCTTTATGTACCGGGCGGCGTCGATGACAACATTCATGTCTACACACGCACCGGCGCGACCTGGACGGAGGCGCTGCCGCCGATGGCGCTGGGCCACGCGGCGGGGCTCGGCCTCGAGGTGAAGCCCATGGCGGCGGGGCTCGCGGTGACGGCCGATGGGACGCGGGCGGTGGTCGCCAATTACGAGAACGACTCCGTTTCGATCCTCGATCTCGCCGCACGCAAGGTCCTCGCCGAGGTCGCGCTCCGCCCGGGAAACGGGGTCGCAGGCGGCGAATACCCGTTTTGGGTCGCCATCCGCGGGAACGACAAAGCCTATGTCTCGAGCCAGCGCGACAACGAGGTGCTCGCCGTCCGCCTCGATGGGGAGCGGCCGGCGGTGGTCGCGCGCATCCCGGTCGGAACGCAGCCCTCGAAGATGATCCTCGACCGTGAAGGAAAGCGCCTCTTCGTCGCCAACGCCAGCAGCGACACCGTCAGCGTGATCGACACCGAAGAAGACGAGGTCGAAGCGATCATCCCGGTGACCGCGCCGCGCGCGCTCTTGCCGAACCCGCGCGCCTTCAAAGGGTCCAACCCGAACGCGCTCGCCTTGTCGCCCGACGAGCGCACCCTCTATGTGACGGACGGCGGCACCAACGCGGTGGCCGTCGTGCGCCTCGAGCGGGAGCGCGGGCAGGTGGTGGGGCTCGTTCCGACGGGCTGGTACCCCGACGCCATCGCGGCCCGCGGCGGGCGCCTCTTCATCGCCAACGCAAAGGGGGTCGCCGGGCCGAACCCTCGCGCGTGCCGCGACAACCTGGGCACCGGACCAGGCGACGACGACGCGTGCCGCGCGGCCAACCAATACATATGGCAGCTCGAAAAGGGCAGCCTGCTCACCTTACCGGCGCCGAACGACGTGAGCCTCTTCGGCCTCTCGCTCCAGACGGCCAAGAACAATCATTTTCCGATCTTCGAGGATCGCGTCGAAGACGCCCGGATGATGGCGTTTCTACGGAGGAAGATTCGTCACGTCATCTATATCATCAAGGAGAATCGCACCTACGATCAGGTGCTCGGCGATCTCGAGGTCGGCAACGGCGATCCGGCGCTGGCGATCTTCCCCGAACGGACCGCGCCGAATCACCACGCCCTCGCGCGGACCTTCGTGACCTTCGATTCGTTCCTCGATAGCGGGGAGACGAGCGGCGTCGGGTGGAACTGGTCGACGGCCGGACGAACGACCGACGCCATCGAGAAGACGCAGCCCGTGAACTACGCCGGGCGCGGTCTCTCCTACGATTGGGAAGGAACGAACCGCAACATCAACGTGGGCCTCGCCACCGTGGCCGAGCGGCGAGCGGCCAACCCGGCCACCCCCGCCGATCCGGACCTGCTCCCGGGCACGGCCGACGTTTCGGCGCCGACGGCGTCGGGCGGGGAGATCGGCGCAGGGTATTTGTGGGACGCGGCGCTGCGCGAGGGCAAGACCGTTCGCAACTACGGCGTCTTCGGAGATGGCGCGCGCTATTCGCTCCCGAGCTCGGACCCCGCGCACATTCCGCTCGATCGCGACCCGCGCGTGCGCGGTAAGCCGGTGTTCTTCCCCGCCAATCGCGCGCTCGCCGCGGTGTCGGATCCGTTCTTTCGCGGATACGATATGAAGTATCCGGATCTCTATCGCTTCGAAGAATGGGAGCGGGAGTTCGACGCGTACGCGGCGGAGGGCAACCTGCCGAACCTCGAGCTCGTGCGGCTCCCGCACGATCACTTTGGAAACTTCGGCACGGCCATCGAAGGGGTGAATACCCCCGAGCGGCAGATGGCCGACAACGATTATGCGATCGGGCGGCTCGTCGAAAAAGTGTCGAAGAGCCGGTTTGCGCGCGATACGCTGATCTTCATCGTGGAGGACGACGCGCAGGACGGCCCCGACCACGTCGATGCCCATCGAAGCCTCGCGTACATCGTGGGCCCATACGTCAAACAAGGCGCGGTGATCGCGACGGCCTATACGACGGTGAGCATGGTCCGTACGATTGGCGATGTCCTCGGGCTCCCGCCGCTGGGGTTGAACGCCGCGCTGAGCGCGCCCATGAGCGATGCCTTCGAGCAGCGGCCGTCTCCCCTCCCCTGGGACTACGATGCGCGGGTGCCGGAGCCGCTTCGCGCCACGACATTGCCACTTCCGCCACTTCCGCCCTCGAGCGGCGCGGCGCGCGCAATGCCGCTGGCGACGCCGCACGCAACGCAGCCCGAAGCGGGCCATGACGCAACGTGGTGGGATCGCGCGGCCGAGGGGCAGACATTCGATGTCGAGGATGCCCTCGACGAGGAGCGCTTCAACCGCATGCTCTGGTTCGGGCTGATTGCCAACGCGCCCTATCCCGAGGTCCGGCACGGCCGCGATCTGTCGGAAGGA